A section of the Cryobacterium soli genome encodes:
- a CDS encoding NAD(P)/FAD-dependent oxidoreductase, which produces MADQAPEHHRVVIIGGGNAGLSVAGRLRREGLDDIVVVEPREQHVYQPLLSHIAGGTARASLATRPQAAVTPRGIRWVQDRATDVRPDCDSVQLGSGRTLGYDQLVVCPGIQKDWNSVPGLADAMASPAGASNYEFDLAVKASRLLRDLRRGTVVFTQPAGPASCAGAAQKPMYLACDYWRTIGVLGDIRVVLVVPDPTVFGMPLIDEELARKIAEYGIELKPQSELLEVDAGTRSVVIGRADGSVREHLHYDVLHAVPPQSAPDWLKATPLPAPTDSRGFVEVDPETLRHTRFSNVWALGDVAATRNSKSGGALREQTLVLAKNLTAAMTGAPLPKRYTGYSVCPFTVSRGTVVFAEFDDSYQPRPTIPLWTGLARERRLTWVFDRHILPWVYWHLILTGRA; this is translated from the coding sequence ATGGCTGACCAGGCACCCGAGCATCATCGCGTCGTGATCATCGGCGGCGGCAACGCCGGCCTGTCGGTCGCGGGCCGCCTGCGCCGCGAGGGTCTCGACGACATCGTCGTGGTGGAACCCCGCGAGCAGCACGTGTACCAACCGCTGCTCTCGCACATCGCCGGCGGAACCGCCCGCGCGAGTCTGGCGACACGTCCGCAGGCAGCCGTGACGCCGCGCGGCATCCGTTGGGTGCAGGACCGTGCGACCGACGTCCGGCCGGACTGCGATTCTGTGCAGCTGGGTTCCGGCCGCACGCTCGGGTACGACCAACTCGTGGTCTGCCCGGGGATTCAGAAGGACTGGAACAGTGTGCCGGGGTTGGCCGACGCCATGGCCTCGCCGGCCGGGGCGTCCAACTACGAGTTCGACCTCGCGGTCAAGGCGTCCAGGCTGCTGCGCGACCTGCGCCGCGGCACGGTGGTCTTCACCCAGCCGGCCGGCCCGGCCAGCTGCGCCGGCGCCGCGCAGAAGCCGATGTACCTGGCGTGCGACTACTGGCGCACGATCGGGGTCCTGGGCGACATCCGCGTGGTGCTGGTCGTGCCGGACCCCACGGTTTTCGGGATGCCCCTGATCGACGAGGAGCTGGCGCGCAAGATCGCCGAATACGGCATAGAGCTCAAGCCCCAGTCCGAACTACTCGAGGTGGATGCCGGCACGCGCAGTGTCGTCATCGGCCGGGCCGACGGCAGTGTGCGGGAGCACCTCCACTATGACGTCCTGCACGCCGTCCCGCCCCAGTCGGCGCCGGACTGGCTGAAGGCCACCCCGCTGCCGGCGCCCACCGATTCGCGGGGTTTCGTCGAGGTCGACCCGGAGACCCTGCGTCACACGAGGTTTTCCAATGTCTGGGCGCTGGGTGATGTGGCGGCCACCCGCAACTCCAAGTCCGGCGGCGCCCTGCGCGAGCAGACCCTGGTCCTGGCGAAGAACCTCACTGCCGCCATGACGGGCGCACCCTTGCCGAAGAGGTACACCGGCTACTCCGTCTGCCCCTTCACGGTGTCACGGGGAACGGTGGTTTTCGCCGAATTCGACGACAGCTACCAGCCCCGGCCCACGATCCCTCTCTGGACGGGGCTGGCCCGCGAGCGCAGGCTCACCTGGGTCTTCGACCGGCACATCCTGCCCTGGGTCTACTGGCACCTCATCCTCACGGGGCGCGCCTAG
- a CDS encoding FadR/GntR family transcriptional regulator, with product MSQIDKHTSRMRRSTAADEIKKLILTRNLKPGDLLPTEPELCETLDVSRSSVREAIRTLATLDIVDVRHGHGTYVGAMSLDPMVEALVFRGVLSPEGSLAALREVVDVRLALDLAMADVIVNGALEADSTELAALVDEMIDKASRGEGFLEADRAFHTKLFAVTGNRLAVQLVGAFWDIHTAVIPQLGIAMPADIRHTAEAHGDMLAAALRGDVEGYRKAVVEHYRPLQKSISAATA from the coding sequence ATGTCACAGATCGACAAGCACACGTCGCGCATGCGGCGTTCTACCGCGGCCGACGAGATCAAGAAATTGATCCTCACCCGAAATCTCAAACCGGGTGACCTGCTGCCGACCGAACCCGAACTCTGCGAGACCCTCGATGTGTCCCGATCGTCAGTTCGCGAGGCGATCAGGACCCTCGCGACCCTTGACATCGTCGACGTGCGCCACGGGCACGGAACCTATGTCGGCGCCATGTCGCTGGACCCCATGGTCGAGGCGCTGGTCTTCCGCGGCGTGCTGTCGCCGGAGGGATCGCTGGCGGCCCTCCGCGAGGTTGTGGATGTGCGGCTCGCCCTGGACCTCGCCATGGCCGATGTCATTGTCAACGGTGCCCTTGAAGCAGACTCGACAGAGCTGGCGGCGCTCGTGGACGAAATGATCGACAAGGCATCCCGCGGTGAAGGTTTTCTGGAGGCGGACCGTGCTTTTCACACGAAACTGTTCGCCGTGACCGGTAACCGCCTGGCCGTGCAGTTGGTCGGCGCCTTCTGGGATATCCACACCGCGGTGATTCCCCAACTGGGAATCGCCATGCCTGCGGACATCAGGCACACCGCCGAAGCCCACGGCGATATGCTCGCCGCCGCCCTGCGCGGCGACGTGGAGGGCTATCGAAAAGCGGTGGTCGAGCACTACCGCCCCCTGCAGAAGTCGATCTCTGCGGCGACGGCGTAA
- a CDS encoding ABC transporter substrate-binding protein, with protein MNRIPTRRRMGRLAAAVAGTVVTAIVLAGCGASTPDTSEDSASAEVDPNGIIEAGISYSLNGSFDPMIASGAVTVAANWHIFEGLVDLDPVSKEPYAALAADLPTKVDDTTFDIDLRKGATFHNGDPVTPDDVVYSYERVLNPDSGSLFTTYIDFIDSVTAVDDDTVRITTDYPFSLINERLGIVKIVPKAAVEADPEGFGANPIGSGPYSLVSAVPEDKLVFERFEDYNGPRPALAAGMNWNLLSDAAARVTAMSSGTIQAMEDVPYIDVDQLASSADVDSVQSFGLLFMMFNTNAAPFDDPRVRQAFFYALDMDKIIETGMLGNATAATSFLPEDYANYHEASTVYTYDPDKAEELLDDAGVSDLSITLLTTDTGWVKEVAPLIKESLDAIGVDVTLDIGQSAAAYAKVDSGDYTVMVAPGDPSVFGNDPDLLMNWWYGDNVWTNTRTNWADSEEYAQLRGLLDSAVQEDGSAQQETWNEAFDLISEQAVLYPLFHRKFPTAWSGEELTGFQPVPTTGLSFLDVGVAAN; from the coding sequence ATGAATCGAATACCCACCCGCCGTCGTATGGGTCGTCTCGCTGCCGCAGTAGCCGGCACCGTCGTGACCGCCATCGTGTTAGCCGGCTGCGGAGCATCCACCCCCGATACTAGCGAGGACAGCGCCTCGGCCGAGGTCGATCCCAATGGCATCATCGAAGCGGGAATCTCGTATTCCCTGAACGGCAGTTTCGACCCGATGATCGCCTCAGGCGCGGTGACAGTCGCGGCCAACTGGCACATCTTCGAAGGACTCGTCGATCTGGACCCCGTCTCCAAAGAGCCCTACGCGGCACTCGCAGCGGATCTCCCGACAAAGGTCGACGACACCACTTTCGACATCGACCTCCGAAAGGGTGCAACCTTCCACAACGGCGACCCCGTGACACCGGACGATGTCGTGTACAGCTATGAGCGGGTCCTCAACCCGGACAGCGGTTCGCTGTTCACGACCTACATCGACTTCATCGACTCGGTCACCGCCGTCGATGATGACACCGTTCGAATCACCACCGATTACCCGTTCTCGCTGATCAACGAACGCCTCGGCATCGTCAAAATCGTCCCGAAGGCTGCCGTCGAGGCGGACCCTGAAGGATTCGGTGCCAACCCGATCGGCTCCGGACCGTACTCGCTGGTCTCCGCGGTTCCCGAGGACAAGTTGGTCTTTGAGCGCTTCGAGGACTACAACGGCCCGCGCCCAGCGCTCGCGGCCGGCATGAACTGGAACCTCCTGTCTGATGCCGCCGCTCGCGTGACGGCCATGTCGTCCGGCACGATCCAAGCCATGGAAGACGTTCCGTACATCGATGTCGACCAGCTCGCCTCATCGGCCGATGTCGACAGCGTCCAATCGTTCGGACTCCTGTTCATGATGTTCAACACGAATGCGGCTCCGTTCGACGACCCCCGCGTGCGCCAGGCGTTCTTCTACGCGCTCGACATGGACAAGATCATCGAGACCGGCATGCTCGGCAACGCGACCGCGGCTACGTCCTTCCTTCCCGAGGACTACGCGAATTACCACGAGGCGTCCACGGTCTACACCTACGACCCCGACAAGGCCGAAGAACTGCTCGATGACGCTGGCGTGTCCGACCTCTCGATCACGCTCCTCACCACCGACACGGGCTGGGTGAAAGAAGTCGCTCCGCTGATCAAGGAGTCGCTGGACGCCATCGGAGTCGACGTGACCCTGGACATCGGCCAGTCGGCCGCTGCCTACGCCAAGGTCGATTCCGGCGACTACACGGTCATGGTCGCCCCGGGTGACCCGTCGGTGTTCGGCAACGACCCCGACCTCCTCATGAACTGGTGGTACGGCGACAACGTGTGGACAAACACCCGTACCAACTGGGCGGACTCGGAGGAATACGCCCAGCTGCGCGGCCTGCTCGACAGCGCAGTGCAGGAGGACGGCAGCGCACAGCAGGAGACCTGGAACGAAGCATTCGATCTGATCTCCGAACAGGCCGTGCTCTACCCGCTCTTCCACCGCAAGTTCCCCACCGCGTGGAGCGGCGAGGAACTGACCGGTTTCCAGCCCGTACCCACCACAGGGCTGTCCTTTCTCGACGTGGGCGTAGCCGCAAACTAA
- a CDS encoding RNA polymerase sigma factor: MFTPTINLDNATDALDTLAPEYRQAIHLAYYAGFDNGQVADLLGVSVDVADSRLSEGLTHLREALRVAA; the protein is encoded by the coding sequence ATGTTCACTCCCACCATCAACCTCGACAACGCCACGGATGCCCTCGACACCCTGGCCCCCGAATACCGCCAGGCGATCCACCTGGCCTACTACGCCGGCTTCGACAACGGCCAGGTCGCCGACCTGCTCGGGGTGAGCGTCGACGTCGCCGACTCCCGCCTCAGCGAGGGGCTCACGCACCTCCGCGAAGCTCTGCGCGTCGCCGCCTGA